A DNA window from Thermosynechococcaceae cyanobacterium Okahandja contains the following coding sequences:
- a CDS encoding type II toxin-antitoxin system prevent-host-death family antitoxin, giving the protein MKEYTYSEARQRLAALLDEAQQEGTVRIRRKDGRVFVLQPAEVEDSPLNIQGIRLNITTKEIIDIIREGREQD; this is encoded by the coding sequence ATGAAGGAATATACGTATTCAGAAGCACGCCAGCGGCTAGCGGCTTTGTTGGATGAAGCCCAGCAAGAAGGGACGGTGCGTATCCGGCGCAAAGATGGGCGCGTCTTTGTTCTGCAACCCGCCGAGGTGGAAGACTCACCCCTTAATATTCAAGGGATTCGCCTTAATATCACGACGAAAGAGATCATTGACATCATTCGGGAAGGACGTGAACAGGATTAG
- a CDS encoding type II toxin-antitoxin system VapC family toxin — protein sequence MEIVVDTCVLIAVIVNEPEKTRLVQLTTGAHLVAPASVHWEIGNAFSAMLKRNRITLDEAQQAVSAYHTIPLRLLDIDLRHALNIAAKLNLYAYDAYLLSCAIQQKAALLTLDSGLRYAAQQAKVKLLEVTS from the coding sequence ATGGAAATTGTTGTCGATACCTGTGTCCTGATTGCTGTTATTGTCAATGAGCCAGAAAAAACGCGGCTAGTCCAGTTGACTACCGGCGCTCATCTGGTTGCTCCGGCATCCGTTCACTGGGAAATTGGCAATGCCTTTTCTGCGATGCTGAAGCGAAACCGCATTACACTTGATGAGGCACAGCAAGCCGTATCAGCCTATCACACTATTCCTTTACGTTTGCTCGATATTGATTTAAGACATGCCTTGAACATCGCCGCAAAACTTAACCTGTATGCGTATGATGCCTATCTTCTAAGCTGTGCCATACAGCAAAAAGCGGCATTGCTGACCCTCGATAGTGGACTGCGCTATGCAGCACAACAGGCAAAAGTGAAACTTTTAGAGGTAACCTCATGA
- a CDS encoding SRPBCC family protein yields MTHWLEHTVQIEVAADIDLVWALWSDLEKMPLWMKWIESVVITPDNPELSRWTLATGNWHFSWLSRICKQIKHQIIQWESVDGLPNRGAIRFYDRHGSTVVKLSVAYAIPGVLGQLMDRLFLGRIVESTLQADLERFRNYAQQVQPSRLS; encoded by the coding sequence ATGACCCACTGGCTAGAGCACACGGTGCAAATTGAAGTGGCGGCAGATATTGATTTGGTGTGGGCGCTGTGGTCAGACCTCGAAAAAATGCCCCTCTGGATGAAGTGGATTGAGTCTGTGGTGATTACCCCCGACAATCCCGAACTGTCCCGCTGGACGTTGGCGACAGGCAACTGGCACTTTAGCTGGCTCTCGCGCATTTGTAAGCAAATTAAGCACCAGATAATTCAGTGGGAGTCAGTGGATGGCCTACCCAATCGCGGTGCCATTCGCTTTTACGATCGCCACGGTAGCACGGTGGTCAAGCTTTCGGTGGCCTACGCCATTCCGGGGGTGCTGGGGCAACTCATGGATCGGCTCTTTTTAGGACGCATTGTTGAAAGTACGCTACAAGCAGATTTAGAACGCTTTCGCAACTACGCCCAGCAGGTGCAACCGAGCCGCCTTAGCTAA